GTAGCAGACGGCCTCGTCGCCGTCGATGACCACCTGGTGGTTCGGGCTCAGGTGCTGGGTGGCCGGCCACGGGTCCAGGCCCTGGCGGGCGAAGCCGACGAACTGCTCCCGCGGGAAGTCGGCGGCCGGCAGCCCGGCCTCGGAGAAGTCGACGTGCACCTGGTCGGTGAACAGCGAGCTCCAGGTGTCCCAGTCGCGGCGGTCGATGGCGGCGGCATAACTGATGACGACGTCGACGATGGCGGCGCGGTCTTCCAGGCGCTGGATGCGGGCTTCGAGAGCGGTCAGGGTGGTGGTGTGGTCGGTGGTCAGGTCGGTGGTCACGGTGCGGCTCCGGGGGGTGAGGCATGATGAGGGACGTCGTTGAGGGAAAGTTTGCAACTTACTTTTTGTAAGTCGCTTGGATGAGGTAAGCGCTAAGGAGTCGTTCGTGTCAAGTGCGCAGGCGTGCGAGAGCCTGGGGGAGCCGCTGTCCCGGGTGATGACCCTGCTGGGCAAACGCTGGACCGGAGTAGTGCTGGCCACGCTGATGTCCGGGCCGGTGTACTTCAGCGAGCTCCGCCGCGGGGTGCCGGGCATCAGTGACCGCGTGCTGAATGAGCGGCTGACCGAGCTGATCGGTGAGAACCTGGTCAGCAGGACGGTGATCGAAGGACCGCCGCTGCGGGTGCGGTACGAGCTGACCGGGCACGGCTATGCCCTGCGCCCGGCCTTGGACCAGCTGACGGCCTGGGCGGAGGAGCATCTCGCGCCCTGAGGGTTACTTCCGCAGCCCGGCCACCAGGAGCCCCACCAGGTGCCGCGCGTCATACGTTCTTGTCGTGCCGGAGCCCGCGCAGAGGCTGCCGACGGCGCGCATCAGTTCGTAGGCGTCCTGCCCCGGGTTGATCTCTCCGGAAGCCTCGGCCGCGCGCAGCAGTTCGGCGCAGAC
This window of the Kineosporia sp. NBRC 101731 genome carries:
- a CDS encoding nuclear transport factor 2 family protein translates to MTTDLTTDHTTTLTALEARIQRLEDRAAIVDVVISYAAAIDRRDWDTWSSLFTDQVHVDFSEAGLPAADFPREQFVGFARQGLDPWPATQHLSPNHQVVIDGDEAVCYSSMYAQHHTEQGDYVMRGSYDNHLVRTANGWKIARLVQHVSWLEGDPRMATSS
- a CDS encoding helix-turn-helix domain-containing protein; this translates as MTLLGKRWTGVVLATLMSGPVYFSELRRGVPGISDRVLNERLTELIGENLVSRTVIEGPPLRVRYELTGHGYALRPALDQLTAWAEEHLAP